The Gillisia sp. Hel_I_86 genome has a segment encoding these proteins:
- a CDS encoding cold-shock protein codes for MARPQESFGKKEKEKKRLKKREEKQRKKEERKSNAKSGDLEDMLVYVDENGQLTDTPPDPNKKKEKVDAESIVIGVPKKEYVEEDPFHKGKVEFFNDSKGFGFINDLDSQEKYFVHISELIDEVKEGDNVIFEIERGMKGMNAVRVKKG; via the coding sequence ATGGCGAGACCACAAGAAAGTTTTGGTAAAAAAGAAAAAGAAAAGAAGCGTTTAAAAAAACGTGAAGAAAAACAACGTAAAAAAGAAGAGCGTAAATCTAATGCAAAGAGTGGCGATTTGGAAGATATGTTGGTTTATGTAGATGAGAATGGACAATTAACTGATACCCCACCGGATCCTAATAAAAAGAAGGAAAAAGTGGATGCAGAGAGTATCGTTATTGGTGTTCCCAAAAAAGAATATGTAGAAGAAGATCCTTTCCATAAAGGAAAAGTTGAATTCTTCAATGACTCTAAAGGATTTGGATTTATTAATGACCTAGATTCCCAAGAAAAATATTTCGTTCACATTAGTGAATTGATTGATGAAGTTAAAGAAGGTGATAATGTAATTTTCGAAATAGAACGCGGAATGAAAGGAATGAACGCTGTTAGGGTTAAAAAAGGATAG
- a CDS encoding cupin, with product MKKDVISFRNIGLCLLMAAFFPLLIFGQENDNMTFEKSLVKDVNSADVIWGPCPEFMPDGCEIAVLHGDPAKPNVDILFRIPANSDISNHWHNSVERMILLSGKLEVTYQGENTQTLK from the coding sequence ATGAAAAAAGATGTAATATCATTCCGAAACATTGGTTTATGCTTACTTATGGCTGCCTTTTTTCCGCTGTTAATTTTTGGGCAGGAAAATGATAATATGACTTTTGAAAAATCCCTGGTAAAGGATGTGAATAGTGCTGATGTAATTTGGGGGCCATGCCCGGAATTTATGCCAGATGGCTGTGAAATAGCTGTTTTACATGGAGATCCGGCAAAACCAAATGTCGATATCCTTTTTAGGATACCGGCCAATAGTGATATTTCCAATCATTGGCATAATTCTGTAGAACGAATGATTTTATTGTCCGGGAAACTGGAAGTTACTTATCAAGGAGAAAATACCCAAACTTTAAAATAG
- a CDS encoding FAD-binding oxidoreductase, protein MELTGTVDTTMKEVLSKEIKGQVIFPEDKIYEEARKVYNAMINKHPGMIIKCIDTADVIAAVNFARENKLLIAIRGGGHNGGGLGLCDGGMVIDLSEIKFVRVNAEDSTVTVGAGNLWGEVDHATHPFGLAVPSGMISTTGVAGLTLGGGVGYLARKYGLTIDSLLEVDMVMADGTYLTVNNHQYPDLFWAIRGGGGNFGIVTSFKFQAHPVKTVYGGPMLWPIEKVEEVMEWYDAFIENAEEDLNGFIATMIIPGPPFPDFLHNKQFCGIVWCYLGDPKNAEKVFKPIKDRKPIFEHLGEMPYPAIQTLFDGLMPPGLQWYWRADFFNELGPEVRKQHKIFGSQIPTPLSQMHLYPINGAASRKKNSETAWAYRDAKYAGVIVGVDPDPGNAVKITKWCKDYWEALHPHSAGGAYSNFLMNEGEERIKASYKGNYDRLVEVKRKYDPDNLFRVNQNIKP, encoded by the coding sequence ATGGAATTAACGGGAACAGTAGACACCACAATGAAAGAGGTGCTATCCAAAGAGATCAAAGGACAAGTGATTTTTCCGGAAGACAAAATTTATGAGGAGGCCAGAAAGGTCTACAATGCAATGATCAATAAGCATCCGGGCATGATCATAAAATGTATTGATACTGCCGATGTAATTGCTGCGGTAAATTTTGCAAGAGAGAACAAATTACTGATTGCAATTAGGGGAGGTGGCCATAACGGTGGTGGGCTCGGTTTATGCGACGGTGGAATGGTAATAGATCTTTCTGAAATCAAATTTGTACGCGTGAATGCAGAAGATAGTACTGTAACAGTAGGAGCGGGTAATTTATGGGGCGAAGTAGATCATGCAACTCATCCTTTTGGTCTTGCAGTTCCCTCTGGAATGATTTCTACTACAGGAGTTGCAGGGCTTACATTAGGTGGTGGAGTTGGCTATTTGGCCAGAAAATATGGTTTAACCATAGACAGTTTGTTGGAAGTAGATATGGTAATGGCAGACGGCACCTATCTAACAGTAAATAATCATCAATATCCAGATCTTTTCTGGGCTATACGTGGAGGCGGAGGGAATTTTGGAATTGTTACCTCTTTTAAATTTCAGGCTCATCCTGTAAAGACAGTGTATGGAGGACCAATGTTGTGGCCTATCGAAAAAGTTGAAGAGGTAATGGAATGGTACGATGCATTTATTGAAAATGCAGAAGAAGATCTAAATGGGTTTATAGCGACAATGATAATTCCTGGGCCACCTTTTCCAGATTTTCTTCATAATAAACAGTTCTGCGGAATTGTTTGGTGCTATTTAGGAGATCCAAAAAATGCTGAAAAAGTATTTAAGCCAATTAAAGATAGGAAACCTATTTTCGAACATTTAGGGGAAATGCCTTATCCGGCAATTCAAACGCTCTTTGATGGCTTAATGCCACCCGGATTGCAATGGTATTGGCGAGCCGATTTTTTTAATGAGCTGGGACCTGAAGTAAGAAAACAACACAAGATATTTGGATCTCAAATCCCAACTCCTTTATCACAAATGCATTTGTACCCAATTAATGGTGCAGCAAGTAGAAAAAAGAATTCTGAAACCGCTTGGGCATATCGCGATGCAAAATATGCTGGTGTAATAGTAGGAGTAGATCCAGATCCGGGTAATGCCGTTAAAATAACAAAATGGTGCAAGGATTATTGGGAAGCCTTACATCCTCATTCGGCAGGTGGGGCCTATTCCAATTTTTTAATGAATGAAGGAGAAGAGCGAATTAAAGCTAGTTATAAAGGAAACTACGATAGATTGGTGGAAGTTAAAAGGAAATATGATCCCGATAATTTGTTCAGGGTTAATCAAAACATTAAACCTTAA
- a CDS encoding DUF1622 domain-containing protein produces the protein MDEVKQYIEYVARGLEAIGVVIIALGALIALFRFLIAQLKFKNHLYTRLRRELGKAILLGLEVLVAADIIATVVTEPTLGKVFTLGVIVLIRTFLSISLQVEIEGKFPWQSKKDAADPYTD, from the coding sequence ATGGATGAAGTAAAACAGTATATAGAGTATGTAGCGAGGGGATTGGAAGCTATAGGGGTTGTTATAATTGCACTAGGCGCATTAATAGCTCTTTTTCGATTTCTAATCGCTCAATTAAAGTTTAAAAACCATCTCTATACAAGATTAAGACGAGAGCTTGGGAAAGCAATTTTATTAGGCCTGGAAGTTTTGGTTGCTGCAGATATTATTGCAACGGTCGTTACAGAACCTACCTTAGGGAAAGTATTTACTCTTGGAGTGATTGTACTTATAAGAACATTTTTAAGCATTTCCCTTCAAGTTGAAATTGAAGGGAAATTTCCTTGGCAATCCAAAAAGGACGCAGCCGATCCTTATACCGATTGA
- a CDS encoding universal stress protein has translation MKKVLICIDYNPTSEMVANSGYELAKSLNAEVCLLHVIADVQYYGVQYPTFMGYNGFDAEVDLNINKEMKRVAGNFLDTVKTHFKDPKVETKVLEGSTADMILEYASHWNANTIVLGTHSHSILEKIFIGDVASKVLKDTKVPVYMVPTKE, from the coding sequence ATGAAAAAAGTTCTTATATGTATAGATTACAATCCTACTTCTGAAATGGTAGCAAATTCTGGATATGAACTCGCTAAATCTTTAAATGCTGAAGTCTGTCTTCTTCATGTTATTGCCGACGTTCAATATTATGGAGTTCAATATCCAACTTTTATGGGCTATAATGGCTTTGACGCCGAAGTAGATTTAAATATAAACAAGGAGATGAAACGGGTAGCTGGGAATTTTTTAGATACCGTAAAAACCCATTTTAAAGACCCAAAAGTGGAAACTAAAGTACTTGAAGGAAGTACGGCCGATATGATCTTGGAATATGCATCCCATTGGAATGCCAATACCATCGTCTTAGGTACTCACAGCCATAGTATTTTAGAGAAAATTTTTATTGGGGATGTTGCTTCAAAAGTACTAAAGGACACAAAAGTTCCCGTTTATATGGTGCCAACTAAAGAATAG